From Spodoptera frugiperda isolate SF20-4 chromosome 27, AGI-APGP_CSIRO_Sfru_2.0, whole genome shotgun sequence, a single genomic window includes:
- the LOC126912567 gene encoding dolichyl-phosphate beta-glucosyltransferase isoform X1: MDFFVFLWVIITYGLAAAITLLITLCIIIYLVTSPYPEMERFEEEKSYNDPKSKDRMKFPNIEEPHSVHLSVIVPAYNEQERLPPMLDEAIEFLESRVKKHPSYKYEIIIVSDGSSDKTVQVAEEYAATHGCEKIRCLQLIKNRGKGGAVRLGIESCRGASILFADADGASKFEDLTKLEAALKELCYDPVLQPNDVSNSIAIVIGSRAHLEKESLATRSLFRNILMYGFHFLVWLFTVKGVRDTQCGFKLFTRKAANICFKSLHVNRWAFDVELLYIAQTLNIPIAEIPVRWTEIEGSKVTPVFSWIQMGCDLGLIWLKYTIGAWKIKSLKKE, encoded by the exons ATGGACTTTTTTGTATTTCTATGGGTCATTATTACATACGGTTTAGCAGCGGCTATAACCTTACTTATCACG CTATGCATCATAATTTACCTGGTAACTAGCCCGTACCCTGAGATGGAACGCTTTGAAGAAGAGAAGTCGTACAATGATCCTAAAAGTAAGGACAGAATGAAGTTTCCCAACATTGAGGAACCTCACAGTGTGCACCTAAGTGTGATAGTGCCAGCTTACAACGAACAAGAGagat TACCACCCATGCTTGATGAGGCTATAGAGTTTTTGGAGAGCAGAGTGAAGAAGCACCCTTCAtacaaatatgaaattataatagtCAGTGACGGAAGCAGCGACAAGACTGTCCAAGTAGCTGAAGAATATGCTGCGACACATGGCTGTGAGAAGATTAGGTGTCTGCAACTTATCAAAAATAGAGGGAAAGGTGGCGCTGTCCGATTG ggTATAGAAAGCTGCCGAGGGGCTAGTATATTGTTTGCTGATGCAGATGGAGCCTCTAAGTTTGAGGACCTGACAAAACTAGAAGCAGCACTAAAGGAGCTATGTTATGACCCAGTACTCCAGCCTAATGATGTCAGCAACAGTATAGCCATTGTGATTGGCTCTAGAGCACATCTCGAAAAGGAATCGTTAGCTACTCGCAGTCTTTTTAG gaATATTCTGATGTATGGGTTCCACTTCCTTGTATGGCTATTCACTGTCAAAGGTGTGAGAGACACGCAGTGCGGGTTCAAACTATTCACTAGGAAAGCAGCAAACATCTGTTTCAAAAGTTTACACGTAAACAGATG GGCATTTGACGTAGAATTACTGTACATAGCACAAACATTAAACATTCCAATCGCAGAGATTCCGGTCAGATGGACTGAAATAGAAGGATCCAAAGTGACTCCGGTGTTCTCCTGGATCCAAATGGGCTGTGACCTAGGCCTAATTTGGCTCAAATACACCATAGGGGCATGGAAAATAAAAAGTCTGAAGAAAGAATAA
- the LOC126912567 gene encoding dolichyl-phosphate beta-glucosyltransferase isoform X2: MERFEEEKSYNDPKSKDRMKFPNIEEPHSVHLSVIVPAYNEQERLPPMLDEAIEFLESRVKKHPSYKYEIIIVSDGSSDKTVQVAEEYAATHGCEKIRCLQLIKNRGKGGAVRLGIESCRGASILFADADGASKFEDLTKLEAALKELCYDPVLQPNDVSNSIAIVIGSRAHLEKESLATRSLFRNILMYGFHFLVWLFTVKGVRDTQCGFKLFTRKAANICFKSLHVNRWAFDVELLYIAQTLNIPIAEIPVRWTEIEGSKVTPVFSWIQMGCDLGLIWLKYTIGAWKIKSLKKE; the protein is encoded by the exons ATGGAACGCTTTGAAGAAGAGAAGTCGTACAATGATCCTAAAAGTAAGGACAGAATGAAGTTTCCCAACATTGAGGAACCTCACAGTGTGCACCTAAGTGTGATAGTGCCAGCTTACAACGAACAAGAGagat TACCACCCATGCTTGATGAGGCTATAGAGTTTTTGGAGAGCAGAGTGAAGAAGCACCCTTCAtacaaatatgaaattataatagtCAGTGACGGAAGCAGCGACAAGACTGTCCAAGTAGCTGAAGAATATGCTGCGACACATGGCTGTGAGAAGATTAGGTGTCTGCAACTTATCAAAAATAGAGGGAAAGGTGGCGCTGTCCGATTG ggTATAGAAAGCTGCCGAGGGGCTAGTATATTGTTTGCTGATGCAGATGGAGCCTCTAAGTTTGAGGACCTGACAAAACTAGAAGCAGCACTAAAGGAGCTATGTTATGACCCAGTACTCCAGCCTAATGATGTCAGCAACAGTATAGCCATTGTGATTGGCTCTAGAGCACATCTCGAAAAGGAATCGTTAGCTACTCGCAGTCTTTTTAG gaATATTCTGATGTATGGGTTCCACTTCCTTGTATGGCTATTCACTGTCAAAGGTGTGAGAGACACGCAGTGCGGGTTCAAACTATTCACTAGGAAAGCAGCAAACATCTGTTTCAAAAGTTTACACGTAAACAGATG GGCATTTGACGTAGAATTACTGTACATAGCACAAACATTAAACATTCCAATCGCAGAGATTCCGGTCAGATGGACTGAAATAGAAGGATCCAAAGTGACTCCGGTGTTCTCCTGGATCCAAATGGGCTGTGACCTAGGCCTAATTTGGCTCAAATACACCATAGGGGCATGGAAAATAAAAAGTCTGAAGAAAGAATAA
- the LOC126912568 gene encoding programmed cell death protein 6 yields the protein MSFQSPMPSREFLWDVFRRVDKDHSGYISADELQQALSNGTWNPFNPETVRLMIGMFDKQNRGVINFEDFGALWKYVTDWQNCFRSFDRDNSGNIDRMELKNALTAFGYRLSDEVVNIMVQKFDRFGRGTILFDDFIQCCVTLYTLTSAFRQFDTDQDGVITIHYEQFLKMVFGLKCFP from the exons ATGTCGTTCCAATCACCAATGCCAAGCCGGGAGTTCCTTTGGGATGTGTTCAGaag AGTGGACAAGGATCACAGTGGCTACATATCAGCCGATGAGTTGCAACAAGCTCTCTCCAATGGAACATGGAATCCATTCAATCCCGAAACTGTTCGTCTTATGATTG GTATGTTTGACAAACAGAATAGAGGTGTGATCAACTTTGAAGATTTTGGTGCACTCTGGAAGTATGTGACTGACTGGCAGAACTGCTTCCGATCGTTCGACAGAGATAATTCAGGGAACATTGATAGGATGGAGTTGAAGAATGCTCTCACAGCATTCGGGTACAGATTGTCGGACGAAGTTGTCAACATAATGGTACAGAAGTTCGACAGATTTGGCCGCGGCACCATCTTGTTTGATGATTTCATCCAGTGCTGTGTCActttatat ACTCTGACGTCAGCGTTCCGCCAATTCGACACAGACCAAGACGGAGTAATAACCATTCATTACGAACAATTCCTTAAGATGGTCTTTGGATTAAAG TGTTTCCCGTAG